A window of Cryptomeria japonica chromosome 3, Sugi_1.0, whole genome shotgun sequence contains these coding sequences:
- the LOC131060483 gene encoding BURP domain protein RD22 — MKETLQTCEAPGMKGEIKYCTTSLESMIDYITSKLGSNGVTLLATNVPKTSKSVKHQYSITGVKYESQGEKPMYICHTIKYPYAVYYCHKLQGTKVARVWMKGDDGSTMEAATICHMDTSDWNPEHRAFQVLNVKPGAASVCHFIPENNFVWLGGN; from the coding sequence ATGAAGGAGACTTTACAAACTTGCGAAGCTCCTGGTATGAAGGGCGAAATCAAATACTGCACAACATCGCTGGAGTCCATGATTGACTACATCACTTCGAAGCTGGGAAGCAATGGCGTAACCTTGCTGGCGACGAATGTTCCAAAGACTTCAAAATCTGTGAAGCACCAATATTCCATCACGGGAGTGAAATACGAGAGCCAAGGGGAGAAGCCCATGTACATCTGCCACACTATAAAATATCCGTACGCGGTGTATTACTGCCACAAATTGCAAGGCACCAAGGTCGCAAGAGTTTGGATGAAGGGCGATGATGGCAGCACAATGGAGGCGGCAACCATCTGTCACATGGACACCAGTGACTGGAATCCCGAACACAGGGCGTTCCAGGTGTTGAACGTCAAGCCTGGTGCTGCATCTGTCTGCCATTTTATTCCCGAAAACAACTTTGTGTGGCTGGGAGGCAACTAA